One Persicobacter psychrovividus DNA window includes the following coding sequences:
- a CDS encoding InlB B-repeat-containing protein: protein MKRLPYFLLVFVFLFTACTSEEQMATYQITFDTQTNNPIAPQLISDGGRVEQPADPAKEGATFSHWAVGTKIFDFSTPIHQDLKLIAQYAGNQYEISFDAQGGTAVEDQLIAHGNTLSPPEEPVKENYFFDGWYVDGQLFDFSATITDHLQLEAHWAQALTVVFNTNGGSELAPQTIKAGDQLEAPEAPVKENEVFEGWFCDGKSYDFSASVTENIQLDAQWSIPDGETAVTYDDIAKASFEGMVQNQHILVKASIHKMMNGWAWGTETYLVDDQGNSSKDLYSHSNFGMFTFPLRESDGFTFDQTYVFDLVKDTYMSSPQLGFGQNSADGYNGSRWTGDTRYGIEYFDAVLRGNLQQVESSAGHTTITVASQQISLPELTGAALQQLTDKVGTNVFVHVIQQNGHYESLLKDGNPQVYQTFNNL from the coding sequence ATGAAGAGGTTACCTTACTTTTTACTGGTCTTTGTTTTTCTGTTTACAGCATGTACTTCGGAAGAACAGATGGCCACCTATCAAATTACTTTTGACACCCAAACCAACAACCCGATTGCGCCACAGCTAATTTCCGATGGCGGAAGGGTGGAGCAACCTGCCGATCCTGCAAAGGAAGGAGCTACTTTTTCCCATTGGGCGGTGGGAACAAAAATTTTTGATTTCTCAACACCCATTCATCAGGATTTAAAACTGATCGCCCAATATGCTGGTAATCAGTATGAAATCAGTTTCGATGCACAAGGAGGCACGGCGGTAGAAGATCAGCTGATTGCTCACGGAAATACCCTTAGCCCTCCTGAAGAACCCGTGAAGGAAAATTACTTTTTTGACGGCTGGTATGTCGATGGTCAGTTGTTTGATTTTTCAGCAACAATCACCGATCACCTTCAGCTTGAGGCACATTGGGCGCAAGCGCTTACGGTGGTGTTCAATACCAATGGAGGAAGCGAACTTGCCCCGCAAACGATAAAAGCAGGTGATCAACTGGAAGCACCTGAGGCTCCTGTAAAGGAAAATGAAGTGTTTGAAGGCTGGTTCTGTGATGGTAAAAGCTATGACTTTTCAGCATCAGTTACTGAAAATATTCAGCTTGATGCGCAGTGGAGTATTCCTGACGGTGAAACGGCGGTTACTTATGACGACATTGCCAAAGCCAGCTTTGAGGGGATGGTGCAAAATCAGCATATTTTAGTGAAAGCGAGCATTCATAAAATGATGAATGGCTGGGCGTGGGGCACAGAAACTTACTTGGTCGATGATCAGGGCAACAGTTCCAAAGACCTGTACAGCCATTCCAATTTCGGGATGTTTACCTTTCCCCTTCGGGAAAGTGATGGCTTTACTTTCGATCAAACTTATGTGTTCGATTTGGTGAAAGACACCTACATGAGCAGTCCTCAGCTGGGCTTTGGGCAGAACAGTGCCGATGGCTATAATGGCAGCCGATGGACGGGCGATACCCGCTATGGTATCGAGTATTTTGATGCCGTTCTTCGTGGAAATCTTCAGCAGGTGGAATCGTCGGCAGGGCATACCACCATTACGGTGGCTTCTCAGCAAATCAGCCTTCCTGAATTAACAGGAGCCGCTTTACAACAACTGACCGATAAAGTGGGCACCAATGTATTTGTACATGTCATTCAGCAAAATGGCCATTACGAGTCCCTGCTTAAAGATGGCAACCCTCAAGTCTATCAAACCTTCAACAACCTATAA
- a CDS encoding InlB B-repeat-containing protein, with translation MMKICNVFVALFLATLFWGCTPSEINEEPVFHTITFDANGGTEIAPQMVEDGDLAARPEDPEQEGSTFINWFEGNKLYDFSAPVHQSLTLSAQWTGNTYTVSFDTDGAAEIEAQVIDAGDFVTEPPVPAKYGYTFEGWKSDDELFDFSTPVIADLQLVADWAREQIDLTGKSPWISEVLDFRPAPGQFINKVDDELAAAKENLVGDSHQFVSLGTFGGNVSFKFDHPIVNREGNDLAIYGNSFEGNSEPGIVMVCQDLNGNGQPDADEPWYELAGSDYDLPETTHNYEITYYRPEAGQDTHIIPYKEIIDGQEKVGTRDFTDIKPFHDQPMFPAMYTEGSVTFKGTLLKSKTYDQNEGTGSEYPFYVSPKFDWGYADNAGYEQERGSVLAGADVFDLSNAVDAMGNKVTLIQVDFVKVYTATTEIAGWLGELSPEITKAADLSMLEQE, from the coding sequence ATGATGAAAATTTGTAATGTATTCGTCGCTTTATTTTTGGCGACCCTCTTTTGGGGCTGTACCCCTTCGGAAATCAATGAAGAGCCCGTTTTTCATACGATTACTTTTGACGCCAACGGAGGCACGGAAATCGCCCCTCAAATGGTAGAGGATGGCGATTTGGCTGCCCGACCTGAAGATCCCGAGCAGGAAGGAAGTACCTTTATTAACTGGTTTGAGGGGAACAAGCTGTACGACTTTTCCGCGCCTGTGCACCAATCGCTTACCCTTTCGGCACAATGGACAGGCAATACTTATACGGTCAGTTTCGATACTGATGGGGCGGCGGAAATTGAAGCGCAGGTTATTGACGCAGGGGATTTTGTGACGGAGCCGCCCGTACCTGCAAAATATGGATATACCTTTGAAGGGTGGAAAAGCGACGATGAGCTTTTTGATTTTTCTACGCCTGTTATTGCCGACCTTCAGCTTGTGGCAGACTGGGCACGTGAGCAAATCGATTTGACGGGCAAGTCTCCATGGATTTCTGAAGTGCTGGACTTCAGACCAGCACCAGGGCAGTTTATCAATAAAGTCGACGATGAACTTGCGGCAGCCAAAGAGAACCTTGTGGGGGATAGCCATCAGTTTGTGAGTCTGGGAACTTTCGGCGGAAATGTATCTTTTAAGTTTGACCACCCAATTGTGAACCGTGAGGGGAATGATTTGGCGATTTATGGTAATTCTTTTGAAGGGAACAGTGAGCCAGGAATCGTGATGGTCTGTCAGGATTTGAATGGTAACGGGCAGCCTGATGCCGATGAGCCGTGGTATGAACTGGCAGGAAGTGATTACGATCTGCCAGAAACGACACACAACTATGAAATTACCTATTACCGTCCGGAGGCGGGGCAAGACACTCATATCATTCCTTATAAAGAAATTATTGATGGGCAGGAAAAAGTAGGCACAAGGGATTTTACGGACATTAAACCGTTCCACGATCAGCCGATGTTCCCTGCCATGTATACCGAAGGATCTGTTACTTTTAAAGGCACTTTGCTGAAATCCAAAACCTATGATCAGAATGAGGGCACAGGCAGTGAATATCCTTTTTATGTGAGTCCAAAATTTGACTGGGGTTATGCTGACAATGCTGGCTATGAGCAGGAGCGAGGCTCTGTGCTTGCAGGTGCCGATGTTTTTGACCTTTCGAATGCCGTAGATGCCATGGGTAATAAGGTTACCCTCATTCAGGTAGATTTTGTGAAAGTGTACACCGCCACCACCGAGATTGCGGGCTGGCTTGGGGAACTGTCACCAGAGATCACAAAAGCCGCAGATTTATCGATGCTTGAGCAGGAGTAA
- a CDS encoding acetyltransferase: MENPVLIFGANAIGKAALEIFNSNGVEVYGFLDENEELHNTQIGLVSVLGFTDDEAMTQMVGESCSAFVATDENQLRKSQVEMLNESRKVQPANAVHRSALLSESASIGYGNMVNAKVFLGAHVEVGSHTILHTGVNIDADCKVGDFAQIGTGSNINAGVTIEEEVFIGSGVTIVAGVTIGKGARVGAGSVVIADVKAGQTVFGNPAAAI; encoded by the coding sequence ATGGAAAATCCAGTATTAATATTCGGCGCAAACGCAATTGGCAAAGCCGCCCTTGAAATTTTCAACAGCAATGGGGTGGAAGTTTATGGTTTCTTGGATGAAAACGAGGAGCTACACAACACCCAGATTGGCTTGGTGTCGGTTTTGGGATTTACAGATGATGAAGCCATGACACAGATGGTGGGAGAAAGCTGCAGTGCTTTTGTGGCTACGGATGAAAATCAGCTACGCAAAAGCCAGGTGGAAATGCTGAATGAAAGCCGCAAAGTACAACCAGCCAATGCCGTTCACCGCTCGGCGCTACTTTCAGAAAGCGCATCGATTGGTTATGGAAACATGGTCAATGCCAAAGTTTTCCTGGGTGCTCATGTTGAGGTTGGCAGCCATACCATTCTACATACGGGTGTAAATATAGATGCTGACTGCAAGGTAGGTGATTTCGCCCAAATTGGCACAGGCAGTAACATCAATGCCGGGGTAACCATTGAAGAAGAGGTCTTCATTGGCTCAGGCGTAACCATTGTTGCGGGGGTAACCATTGGAAAAGGTGCCCGTGTTGGTGCTGGATCTGTAGTAATTGCTGATGTAAAAGCAGGACAAACAGTATTCGGCAACCCTGCCGCTGCGATCTAA
- a CDS encoding class I SAM-dependent methyltransferase, producing the protein MKDYIKINQNLWNKKTPAHIASDFYDNEAFLAGKNTLNDIELALFPAMEGLKVLHSQCHFGQDSLSMARMGAEVTGVDFSQEAIAQARKMNDLLKLEAQFIQANVLELEAHIPQNHFDMVFTSYGTVGWLDDIRLWAKQMSYALKPGGQLIFVEFHPAVWMFDDAIEKLTYPYLNAEVIIEQEEGTYADTNAQIHAQSFCWNYGLTEVLQALLDAGMRLDFCREYDYSPYNCFQGLIKTDKGYQFEKHQGILPMVYALKMTKN; encoded by the coding sequence ATGAAGGATTATATCAAAATAAACCAAAACCTGTGGAACAAGAAAACCCCTGCGCATATCGCTTCTGATTTTTATGACAATGAAGCATTCCTTGCGGGAAAAAACACCCTGAACGATATTGAACTGGCACTTTTCCCTGCCATGGAAGGGCTGAAAGTATTACACAGCCAATGCCACTTTGGGCAGGACAGCCTGAGCATGGCACGCATGGGCGCCGAAGTAACAGGCGTCGATTTCTCACAGGAAGCCATTGCCCAGGCCCGGAAAATGAATGATCTATTGAAACTGGAGGCACAATTCATTCAGGCCAATGTACTGGAGCTGGAGGCACATATTCCCCAAAATCATTTCGATATGGTCTTTACCTCTTACGGAACGGTTGGCTGGCTTGATGATATCCGCCTATGGGCAAAACAGATGAGTTATGCACTGAAGCCTGGTGGGCAGCTCATTTTTGTGGAATTTCACCCTGCAGTATGGATGTTCGACGACGCCATCGAAAAGCTCACTTACCCTTATTTGAATGCTGAGGTGATCATTGAGCAGGAAGAGGGAACTTATGCCGATACCAATGCCCAGATCCATGCGCAATCTTTTTGCTGGAATTACGGCCTTACAGAAGTACTTCAGGCATTGCTTGATGCTGGAATGCGCCTCGATTTCTGCCGGGAATATGACTATTCACCTTACAATTGTTTTCAGGGACTGATAAAAACCGACAAAGGCTATCAGTTTGAAAAACACCAGGGAATACTGCCGATGGTATATGCACTGAAGATGACAAAAAATTAA
- the rlmD gene encoding 23S rRNA (uracil(1939)-C(5))-methyltransferase RlmD: MGRKKIKDIKGLRIEKFAAEGNCLGYAEDGKVIFVSHSAPGDLMDVRVVKQRRKFIQAAPEQVYEFSDMRQEPHCEHFGLCGGCKWQHLKYEHQLEFKTQVVRETMEHLAKIEIPEIPQAVGSEKTEFYRNKMEYSFTNFRWLTKEEISQEEAHNRNGLGLHVPGGFDKIIHVNKCWLQPDPSNQIRTAIHEFALANEIPFYNVKFAEGHLRNVTIRTANTTGQVMVILQVFTDEQKWTLPLVQHLQDTFPQITSLFYVVNKKGNETIFDQELVLHHGKPYIEETMEDLTYRVGPKSFYQTNSEQAFTLYSITRDFADLKGDEVVYDLYTGTGTIANFIAKKAKQVIGIEYVDAAIEDAKINAEINNIENTLFYAGDMKKVLNDKFIAKHAAPDVIVTDPPRAGMDKEVIDMLLKLEAKRIVYVSCNPATQARDLDLLDVKYKVTKIQPVDMFPHTHHIENVVALELK, encoded by the coding sequence ATGGGTAGAAAAAAAATTAAAGATATTAAGGGGCTTCGCATTGAGAAGTTTGCCGCTGAGGGGAATTGTTTGGGCTATGCAGAAGATGGCAAAGTGATCTTTGTATCGCATTCGGCACCAGGCGATTTAATGGATGTTCGCGTGGTAAAACAACGCCGTAAATTTATTCAGGCAGCACCCGAGCAGGTTTATGAGTTCTCGGATATGCGTCAGGAGCCACATTGTGAGCATTTCGGTTTGTGTGGTGGCTGTAAGTGGCAACACCTGAAATATGAGCATCAGTTGGAGTTTAAAACGCAGGTGGTTCGTGAAACCATGGAGCATTTGGCGAAGATTGAAATTCCTGAGATTCCTCAGGCGGTGGGCTCTGAGAAAACAGAATTTTACCGCAACAAGATGGAATATTCCTTCACGAATTTCCGTTGGCTGACAAAAGAAGAAATTTCGCAGGAGGAAGCCCACAACCGTAATGGTTTGGGATTGCATGTTCCTGGTGGTTTCGACAAGATTATTCATGTCAATAAATGCTGGTTGCAGCCAGACCCTTCAAATCAGATTCGTACTGCAATTCATGAGTTTGCACTTGCAAATGAAATTCCGTTTTACAATGTGAAATTTGCGGAAGGGCACCTGAGGAACGTAACGATCCGTACGGCCAATACTACTGGGCAGGTGATGGTGATTTTACAGGTGTTCACCGATGAACAAAAGTGGACTTTACCATTGGTGCAGCATCTTCAGGATACTTTCCCACAGATCACTTCTTTGTTTTATGTGGTGAATAAAAAAGGCAACGAAACGATCTTCGATCAGGAATTGGTGCTTCATCATGGTAAGCCATATATTGAAGAAACCATGGAAGACCTGACTTACCGTGTAGGGCCAAAGTCTTTCTATCAAACCAACTCAGAGCAGGCCTTTACGCTGTATTCTATCACGCGTGATTTTGCTGACCTTAAAGGGGACGAAGTGGTTTATGACCTTTACACAGGGACAGGAACTATTGCCAACTTTATTGCTAAAAAAGCCAAACAGGTTATTGGTATTGAGTATGTGGATGCGGCAATTGAGGATGCCAAGATCAATGCAGAGATCAATAATATAGAGAATACCCTGTTCTATGCTGGCGATATGAAAAAAGTGCTTAACGACAAGTTTATTGCCAAGCATGCTGCGCCAGATGTTATTGTAACTGATCCGCCTCGTGCAGGAATGGATAAGGAGGTTATTGATATGTTGTTGAAACTTGAAGCCAAACGCATAGTGTATGTAAGCTGTAACCCGGCAACGCAGGCACGCGATTTGGACCTGTTGGATGTGAAGTATAAAGTGACTAAAATTCAACCAGTGGACATGTTCCCTCACACACATCACATCGAGAATGTGGTGGCTTTGGAGTTGAAATAA
- a CDS encoding TM2 domain-containing protein, protein MSKALLATIAGEVSPGALAHCQHLSDEQATQVLTIFNQTKNSVVMGYLFLLLIFGAHYAYNGKWGVQIIYWITFAGFGIWGLIDIFRMSSIIKSYNDKQLAKAIISARALTH, encoded by the coding sequence ATGTCAAAAGCATTATTAGCGACCATCGCAGGAGAAGTATCCCCCGGGGCACTGGCACACTGCCAACATTTATCCGACGAGCAAGCCACTCAGGTATTGACGATCTTTAATCAGACTAAAAATTCTGTTGTGATGGGCTACCTTTTCTTGCTCCTGATTTTTGGGGCGCACTACGCATACAATGGAAAGTGGGGAGTACAGATTATTTATTGGATCACCTTTGCGGGCTTTGGGATCTGGGGGTTGATTGATATTTTCAGAATGAGCTCCATCATCAAAAGCTACAACGATAAACAATTGGCCAAGGCAATCATTTCCGCAAGAGCACTTACGCATTAA
- a CDS encoding TM2 domain-containing protein: MITRSDVLSSRENNLNSRDGCLKIGGNYNQNKNSVVMGYLFLLIIFSAHYAYNGKWGMQILFWLTAGGLGVWWLIDIFRMSSIIKKYNDKQLANAIISVKAYSH; the protein is encoded by the coding sequence TTGATAACTCGCTCAGATGTTTTGAGTTCAAGGGAAAATAATTTAAATAGCAGAGATGGCTGTCTGAAGATTGGGGGAAATTATAATCAAAACAAAAATTCTGTTGTGATGGGCTACCTTTTCTTGCTTATTATTTTTAGTGCGCATTATGCTTATAATGGAAAATGGGGAATGCAGATTCTATTTTGGCTTACTGCAGGTGGTCTCGGTGTTTGGTGGCTGATTGATATTTTCAGAATGAGCTCCATCATCAAAAAATATAATGACAAGCAACTGGCAAATGCCATTATATCGGTAAAGGCATATAGCCATTAA
- a CDS encoding IS3 family transposase yields MEVKSVTERQVMVDEEHADLSIRRQCELLQISRSGWYYKPKGESELNLELMRVIDKEYLEHPFRGVPSMTSFLINDCGYPINKKRIERLYKVMGLRSLLPGPHTSKPSPENKIYPYLLRNLEITHSNQVWETDISYVPIAKGFMYLMAVIDVHSRYIVGWSLSNTMSAEWCRNTIQECINNHGAPEIVNTDQGSQFTSDLFTGYLLGQGVTISMDGKGRATDNIYIERFWRTVKYEDIYLNEYRDGLKLQIGLIEYMNFYNNERRHSSIDEKRPCDLYQSKPHSTTSEAKVSASLESVKGG; encoded by the coding sequence AGAGCGTTACCGAAAGACAGGTGATGGTCGATGAGGAACATGCTGATTTAAGCATTAGACGTCAATGTGAGCTTCTCCAAATTTCTCGTTCGGGCTGGTATTACAAGCCAAAAGGGGAAAGTGAATTGAATCTTGAATTGATGCGTGTAATTGACAAAGAATACCTTGAGCATCCTTTTCGAGGGGTACCTTCTATGACTTCGTTTTTGATTAATGATTGCGGTTATCCGATCAATAAGAAGCGAATTGAACGTCTGTACAAAGTCATGGGGCTTCGTTCTCTTCTTCCTGGTCCGCACACTTCAAAACCTTCACCTGAAAATAAAATATACCCCTATTTACTTAGAAACCTTGAAATAACCCATTCAAATCAAGTTTGGGAGACGGATATCAGCTATGTTCCTATTGCAAAAGGGTTCATGTATCTGATGGCTGTGATTGATGTCCACTCTCGATATATTGTAGGCTGGTCACTCTCAAACACCATGTCAGCAGAGTGGTGCCGCAATACAATTCAAGAATGTATTAACAACCATGGCGCTCCTGAAATTGTCAATACAGACCAAGGGAGTCAATTTACGAGTGATCTCTTTACGGGCTATCTCTTAGGCCAAGGAGTAACTATTAGCATGGATGGAAAAGGTCGAGCAACCGACAATATTTACATTGAACGATTTTGGCGAACGGTCAAATATGAAGATATTTATTTGAATGAGTATCGCGATGGATTAAAGCTGCAGATAGGACTTATCGAATATATGAACTTTTACAATAACGAAAGAAGGCATAGCTCAATCGATGAGAAAAGGCCCTGCGATCTTTACCAATCCAAGCCGCACTCAACAACATCAGAAGCAAAAGTAAGCGCTTCCTTAGAATCAGTCAAGGGCGGGTAA